The nucleotide sequence GTACTCGCCCTAGATCGTTATTGACCCATTCATCGAATACCGATATTAAAAATTGTCCCCAATCGTCAGGATCCACAGACCAATCTGTGACAACAGACATGGGGTGACCAGGTTTTGCTAGTTCGCTGCCCATGATTGGGAGCATGTGCTCATTCCAAAATTGTGGCGCTGTTTGAGTGAAATTATTACTCTCTACACAGGGAGTAAATTGAATATAAGTCGCGCCTAATTCTTGGGTTAGAAAGCGATAAATCTCCTTAGGATAAAGCGCATTTTTACGGTTGATAACGGTTAATGCATTGAAGGGGATTTTATGTTGCTTTAATATTTTGGCCGCCACCATGACTAATTCAAAAGTGGGTTTACCGCTACGAGTTACTCGATATATGTCATGTAAATACTGTGGTCCATCGATCGACAGTCCAACTAAAAAATCATGTTGTTTTAGAAAAATAGCCCATTGTTCATTGAGTAATATTCCATTCGTTTGCAAGTCATTTTTTATGGTCACTCCAGCAGGAGAGTATTGCTGCTGTAGTTGAACCACTGTTTTGAAAAAGTCTAACCCCATCAGCGTTGGCTCGCCACCTTGCCATGAAAAAACGATCTCATCTCCATCTTGGCTGTTGATATAATTTTGAATAAACAGGCTAAGCGTTTTATCAGACATGCGACTCTGTTTTGGTTGGTTCAATAAGTCCTCTTTGTGCAGATAGAAACAGTACTGACAATCTATGTTACAACTTGCTCCAGTTGGTTTGGCCATCGCATGGAAGCGCCGAACGTAAGCGGGTTGAGGACTGAGATCTTTCTCTGCACTGATCAGAGGGACTGCGTCCATATAGGTACTCTGTTTCATTGAACCTTGTGCCATACACTACCGCCTAATTTTTAATATATTTTAAGCTTGCCCTACTTTGGCAGTATTTTATTTTACAAAGCTTGCAGGTTTTTGTCGGGGAGGATATGCAGCTAAAGTGGCTTTCATTTTTCCGATTTCCGCTAGTGCTGGCATCATGATGAAGGAATGCTCATACCACCATTTATCATAACCAAATCCAGTGTCACCACGTTCAAACGGATCTGTTTCCATATCAAATAGCAGTGGTGCTCTAAGTTTGGTAAATGGATCCCGCCAAACATCAATGCCGGTACTTTCTTGAATGTTAAAATGTAACTTCCAGCGGCTATATCGCATGGCGAGTAGATCACCATCATCACTCCAGTAGAAGAAATTTTGTCAAGCTGTTGGTCCTATTCCCTCAATGAGTTTTCGTTGATCAAAACCGTCTAGGTGAACTTTATAAGTGAGCTCGTTGATGGTGTCGCCGTTGAGTAATTTATTTTTAACTTCAGCATCTCCTGCTGCCGCGAGCAGGGTGGGTAACCAATCTTCACTGGCGAACATTTCGCGGATCACTGAGCCTGGTTGTACATGTCCAGGCCATTTAATGAGTGTCGGCACGCGAAATCCGCCCTCCCATCCGGTGTTCTTTTCGCCTCTAAATGGCGCCATGCCAGCATCTGGCCAAGTAGAGAGCATAGGGCCATTATCTGTGGTGTAGATAATGATGGTGTTATCGTCTATTCCTAACGCTTCAACTTTATCGAGTAGCTTGCCGACTTGGTCATCATGTTGCAGCATACCGTCAGCATATTCATTTAAACCTGTTTTACCTTTGTACTGCTTAGGGACATGGGTAAAGTTATGCATGCGACTTGGGTTTACCCATATAAAGAAAGGCGTGTCACTCTTAACTTGTCGCGCCATGAAATCACTGGCTACTGACATAAATTCATCGTCAATGGTTTCCATTCGTTTTCGCGTTAAAGGGCCTGTGTCGATAACATCAGCCTGGCTTGGTGAAATACTGCCTTGTGGGTTATCTTTCTCAATGTTTTTAGCCGTAGATTTTAATACGCCTCTAGGAGCAAAGTGCTTAAGGAAACTGGGATCTTTTGGATAATCTGAATGCTCTGGCTCCTCCTCTGAATTTAAGTGGTATAAATTGCCCATGAACTCATCAAACCCATGATTTGTCGGTAAATACTCATCGAGGTCGCCTAAGTGGTTTTTGCCAAATTGTCCCGTGGCATAACCTAAGGTCTTGAGTAGAGTCGCCATGGTGGGATCTTGCTTTGATATTCCTTGTTTAGCCCCGGGGAAGCCCACTTTTGACAGTCCTGTTCTAATGGGCATTTGTCCAGTGATAAATGCCGAACGACCGGCTGTAGAGCTTTGTTGAGCATAATAAGAGGTGAACTTAGCTCCCTCCCTGGTGATGCGATCTATGTTCGGCGTGGTGTAGCCGAGCATACCTTGGTTATAAGTACTTAGGTTCCAATAACCTATATCATCTCCCATGATGACGAGAATATTTGGTTTATCAGCAGCATAAACTTGTAAAGCACAACTGCTTAACGCGGTTGTTATCGCCGTTGTCATTAGATTTTTTTTGGTTATTTGCATGGGTATCTCTTCCTTTGCCCAAGTTGTGCTTTATCGTATTTGGTGATTCGAGCATATTTCGGGAGCTAATATTGATCGATAAACAGATAAACTTATTTGGCAGGTAAAAAAGTGCCAAAGCCTTTGTCGGTACCTAACTCAGGCGCTAAAGTGTTATTTTCAAATGCCAATTTTCCATTAATCAGTACAGTGTTAACTAGGTCGGGATTTCGATTCACTAACCTTTGTAATTCAAAGTTATCCATCTCTTTCCAGCAAACATCTTCTAGGTTTTGATCAAAGTGTTTTGGGTTGATAATAGTGACATCGGCTCGATCTCCTAGCTGAATTCTACCTGCATCAATACCAAACCAATCAGCTTGATCGCCAGTCATTTTCCATACCGCTTTTTCCATGCTCATCACAGGTTGGCCTTCGTCAGCGCTCTCTTTAATGAGTTTAAGCATGCGTAATGGCAGATTGTAAAAAGCCATATTGCGAATGTGAGCCCCTGCATCACTGAAGGTGATGAGTGATTTATCATCCTTTACCATATTTTTTAAAATATGCTTTCGATGATTAGCAACGGTGGTGTACCACCTTAAGCTTGTACCGAACTCAACCACCAGATCTAGAAACAGATCCACCACATGAACTTCACGCTTTTTAGCCACCTCAGAAAAGTTCTTGCCAATAATACTGGCATCTGGACAGTCCAAAATAATAGCATCGCCAAAATCTCGCTGCCAAACTCTAGGGCTGAGTTTCTCACCATAAAACTTTCTGAAATCACGACGATATTTCTCATCTTTCAATAGCTTATTTCGGCTGATTTGATCTTTTAAATCTAATGCCATCTCACCCGCACCAAATTCCTCAAAAAAGACGACATCGATGCCATCTGCGTAGACAGTAAAAGGGGTTGGCAGTACTTGCCATCGAAAATCGCCTTTAAAAAAGTTAGTTACCCTTGCGGCTATATTGGTGATTTTACTTAGGTAGACACTGCCTTTAAGATCCATGCGGCTGATGAGCGTTGTTTTAAGCGGCTTGTGAAATATACCCATACATTCACGCATATATCGATTTATCTGTAATATAGCGGCGGCGTTGGGAGCCCCTTGATGAACGCGATCGTATTGCCTAACCAGTTTATTTAAACGTGAAACTTCCTTCCAACGCGCATAGGTGCTGGGTAAGCTTTTTGACCATGCTCTGTCTCCATCAAGTTTATCCCACTTGAGACGCATGGTTGATAAACCTAAGAAACCAATATCTAATGACTCTTTAAGCAGCGCCTCCATCTTTTGCATTTCAGCTTCAGTTGGGACAACCTTGGCATCGGTTGATCTCAGTAGCCCCATCACGCCAGCCCTCAGATCGCTATGACCTAACATAGAGATGACATTGGGTCCTAGCGGGTGATTTTGGACAAAATCAACCCAGCCTTTAGGTGTACTCCATGTTTTATGTTGCTTGATAATGGGTAAGACTTTTTCTCGTGGAACGGTTTCAACACGGGTAAAAATATCTGATGCATCTTCATGTTCGCTGCAGATGATGCTTAATGAGCAGCTACCCACCATCACCGTTGTTACCCCGTGACGAACAGACTCTGAAAGACTGGGGCTGGCGATGAGTTCAGCATCGTAATGGGTATGGGTATCGATAGATCCAGGCATTACCCACATGTTATTAGCGGCGATGACCTTGCTACAATGGGTTTCATTAAGAGGTTCACTGCTGACTTGGGTAATTTTTCCCGCTTTTATCCCGATGTTTTGGATTGTGGCAGTTTTACCTGTACCGTCGAAGTAAAGTCCATCCTTTATGATTATGTCGAACTCAGCCATAGTCTAATTCTTCTAATTTTGATTCTTATTCTTATTCTTATTAGTATTCTATGAGGTAATGTTAATTAGATTACGCTGTAGTAATCCTCATTTCTTATCATTTGACGACATTGTGATAGTTGGTATAAGTGTTTGGTTTCACGTTGTTTCATTTGCTTTTGGAGAGTGTTCGTACACTTTTCTCATCAAAGTTTAGGTACGGCGGAGAGTGGAATGGATGAACAATACTTGATTCGAAGTGGTGCGTTACAAGGCTTTAAAGAGCTGGTTGAATCCTATTCTGCTAGTCCTACAGGATTACTTAAGGAGGTGGGCATCTCCCTTGGCGAGCTAGAGAGGCACGAAACACTTATCTCTTTTTTGCGATGCAAGAGTTGCTAGAAATCACTGCAGATAGACTTAAGGTTCCACATTTTGGTTTACAGTTATCACAACTTCAAGATATTGATATGTTGGGTCCACTAGGTTTGCTTATGACGAGCTGTAACACAGTGAAAGATGCAATATTAGCAGCCCAAAGATACATGGCTGTGCATTCTCCAGCTGAAAACTGGGTGTTAAGTGAAGTAAACGATGTTGTTTACCTTACTCGATTTGAGTATGAAACCAATATGATGCCGTTAAAACAGATAAAGGAGCTGTCATTAGGGGCTTGCTCTAATATGTTAAACTTGTTTGCTGGACAGCATTTTACCGCGATAAGGATAGAGCTTTCCCATAGCCCGATCTCTGATTTAAAACTGTATCGAAAAGTATTCAAAGCTGATGTGATGTTTAACCAAGAGTATGATCAGATTTTATTTGATAAAAGATACTTAGCGGAAGCCGTTAATTCTGATAGCCACAATAGGAAT is from Shewanella sp. MTB7 and encodes:
- a CDS encoding anaerobic sulfatase maturase — protein: MAQGSMKQSTYMDAVPLISAEKDLSPQPAYVRRFHAMAKPTGASCNIDCQYCFYLHKEDLLNQPKQSRMSDKTLSLFIQNYINSQDGDEIVFSWQGGEPTLMGLDFFKTVVQLQQQYSPAGVTIKNDLQTNGILLNEQWAIFLKQHDFLVGLSIDGPQYLHDIYRVTRSGKPTFELVMVAAKILKQHKIPFNALTVINRKNALYPKEIYRFLTQELGATYIQFTPCVESNNFTQTAPQFWNEHMLPIMGSELAKPGHPMSVVTDWSVDPDDWGQFLISVFDEWVNNDLGRVLVNLFETAVAQTMGLPAQICVMAEFCGKGVAVEHDGKVYSCDHYVYPEYELGNIHQSSLNNLVFSTRQETFGMAKRDSLPNYCKECSHLNLCWGECPKNRLIRAPDGELGLNYLCSGFSRFFTHAKPILNGISAVLE
- a CDS encoding N-acyl-D-amino-acid deacylase family protein, with amino-acid sequence MAEFDIIIKDGLYFDGTGKTATIQNIGIKAGKITQVSSEPLNETHCSKVIAANNMWVMPGSIDTHTHYDAELIASPSLSESVRHGVTTVMVGSCSLSIICSEHEDASDIFTRVETVPREKVLPIIKQHKTWSTPKGWVDFVQNHPLGPNVISMLGHSDLRAGVMGLLRSTDAKVVPTEAEMQKMEALLKESLDIGFLGLSTMRLKWDKLDGDRAWSKSLPSTYARWKEVSRLNKLVRQYDRVHQGAPNAAAILQINRYMRECMGIFHKPLKTTLISRMDLKGSVYLSKITNIAARVTNFFKGDFRWQVLPTPFTVYADGIDVVFFEEFGAGEMALDLKDQISRNKLLKDEKYRRDFRKFYGEKLSPRVWQRDFGDAIILDCPDASIIGKNFSEVAKKREVHVVDLFLDLVVEFGTSLRWYTTVANHRKHILKNMVKDDKSLITFSDAGAHIRNMAFYNLPLRMLKLIKESADEGQPVMSMEKAVWKMTGDQADWFGIDAGRIQLGDRADVTIINPKHFDQNLEDVCWKEMDNFELQRLVNRNPDLVNTVLINGKLAFENNTLAPELGTDKGFGTFLPAK
- a CDS encoding AraC family transcriptional regulator — encoded protein: MLEITADRLKVPHFGLQLSQLQDIDMLGPLGLLMTSCNTVKDAILAAQRYMAVHSPAENWVLSEVNDVVYLTRFEYETNMMPLKQIKELSLGACSNMLNLFAGQHFTAIRIELSHSPISDLKLYRKVFKADVMFNQEYDQILFDKRYLAEAVNSDSHNRNEFLEEYVNKASTPYNNIEREITAILIQQIGSQNTSLDSVADKLNINKRTLQRLLKSQHVNFKEILSNLRGRRACWYLSASVMSVTLISETLGYKDVSAFSRAFKKRYGSAPLQWRNNRNGI